In Acidobacteriota bacterium, the DNA window TTGCGAGCGCATAAGTCAAGCCTAGTCGGTAGCGTAGCGTAGCACAAGCTTGCATGGGCTTTACGCTCTCCAAGGCAATCTGAATCCGGTGATCACAAGCGATCTCCCGAGAGAGACCCATTTCACCTCTAACAAGAATGCAGATTCTCCGGCTCTCTTTTCTTTGGTTGCTTGAGGTCAACAAGGGCAGCTCATGACAACGGGTAGTTTGTAGGCTATTGTTTCTCAGGCCTACTGGCTGAGCGTACGGAGTAATTTTATGCGACTTGGACTAAACTTCGGCTACTGGGGTTCCGGCCCCTCTGACAACATCGCGATAGCTCAAGAGGCCGAGCGGCTGGGTTATCACTCTCTGTGGACGGCTGAGGCTTATGGCTCGGACTCGGTCTCGCCGCTGGTTTGGCTTGCGGCACACACTGAACGGATCAACGTCGGCACCGCGATCATGCAGATGCCTGCGCGAACACCGGCGATGACCGCGATGACCGCGGCGACGATTGACTTGTTGACTGGCGGCCGCTTCTTGCTGGGCATCGGAGCTTCAGGCCCTCAGGTCGTCGAAGGCTGGCATGGCGTCGTCTACGGCAAGCTGCTCACTCGAACGCGTGAGTACGTCGAGATAGTGCGCACCATCCTGAAACGCGAGCAGCCGCTCGAACATCACGGCGAGTACTACGACATACCGGTGCAGGGCGGGACGGGATTGGGCAAGCCGTTGAAGCTGATCGTGCATCCGCTGCGATCGAACATTCCGATCTACGTAGCGGCGATCGGGCCGAAGAACGTCGCGCTTGCGGCGGAGATCGCC includes these proteins:
- a CDS encoding LLM class F420-dependent oxidoreductase, which translates into the protein MRLGLNFGYWGSGPSDNIAIAQEAERLGYHSLWTAEAYGSDSVSPLVWLAAHTERINVGTAIMQMPARTPAMTAMTAATIDLLTGGRFLLGIGASGPQVVEGWHGVVYGKLLTRTREYVEIVRTILKREQPLEHHGEYYDIPVQGGTGLGKPLKLIVHPLRSNIPIYVAAIGPKNVALAAEIADGWLPVFFSPHRVNVFRKSLDEGFARRTDGKTLADFDIAPTVSIVVGDDVDECRMKVKPNLALYIGGMGARGKNFYNELACRYGYEEAAKTIQDFYLAGKKNEAIAAVPDELVDEIALCGPRERIKDQLGAWREAGVTTLICGANSIEAIRTMAELVG